A window of the Pecten maximus chromosome 19, xPecMax1.1, whole genome shotgun sequence genome harbors these coding sequences:
- the LOC117317761 gene encoding zinc finger protein 62-like, protein MDISKSYNNSVSFLIQERQRLQGLSKSQVYKEKDLTKISMAESFMNGRSASPIGHGFESVQFKNDVMFSSASMSESSADGRSTSGNESKITTPSLINAGDNIVFSERFGQNVSTDLSVTDMKKEPVSDDEEAVDSYYQTNSQTVFPGMITSSIKTESDLGVNSAQSESSQDNVSLVIKQEPLTDDDDINDNGVENDVFGDYLLKSNDMDDDSSTSMVHQSEEHQKKRKNTMIEIASSSKRVKRNATGKLYNKFGDEFHMDKVDDLDEDSVPIDTNTEEEYTPSYYIDQKEKTKETENTEMNGKTPFSFENLEGNTLNIKGTSKNLHVKIFKCPECHDIFTYESVFKKHMRKHTGDLPFKCKHCKLGFMTQFSHDVHSRVHTSDKRYKCGVCGEKMKLKKELKEHNANHTLTKKAQDVSNLPVKIEPTSITGENENLSDVGLSPFGCSMCAFVAKDFAEIGNHVMESHFVDRRCFCDICSRRFANTDDLKIHKTLHDGQYEEVSCGICEEIVDSKEDLMKHLDIHPEAKPYRCCHCGDKFIVLTQLRNHMQTHSFTKRYNCPHCLKQFFHEDTLESHLRVHTGEISYTCPVCDKGFRAKDRLRIHMRQHPVPYSLFSNYENKVIDNTGDAISSKKEIQKMDAYDERNVTDFQESNRENDNTTESRKLDSNVELSSSNVYLDQLKIRMKNTSEEENLESLAVKADSVTIKQEPDIEENTENLGIGMDINCRDDLYGKSGEIVNSFSDSNVFEKLRKQGSIDGSQLQTSGTTNTGTPFCISVKKLTKVAIPNKSTSTKCTSAKQSNTGMQFTEMEDTMNLQMNIHQCIVCGAMFAYNNMLKKHMMKHAGKEPYKCDTCGHGCMSSSALKAHSMVHSGERPYVCDKCPKAFRQKSGLKSHLLTHSAEKTFECKRCKKTFKDSCLFQRHRKGHCEPDAFGCSICNTTFKDIASILSHVSSVHFNGQTDVCDVCSNRFDSLQSLEEHQTIHLDSKTYTCGICSNEFTDKDELSTHMTDHPIANPFKCQICCKRYRSATSLSSHVESHLTDGSVLDTTSSNNLSAPETRKKPEQNTLEQSGKQFPCKYCNQVFSSGVQRWAHSAVHDKARPYSCSICGKRYINKGSLASHEESHENPKGKKSKCSGETLGRMKDLVEQNKSPHTFDEGQTKKKVEIKKNSSRSAKKKKQMKEKDSMESSDIFEKEQTLLSSEVEAGNIDSDVALPDTMNESYDCKNSTHDFYDQDCSFIKTEPISVGYPETETNVSSTEPISTGYSETETDIGEANVVQRSSGAISALDTSSESYQPEIKTEQDMDECDAIKPTYACSICGKTFVNQQKLELHENSHSTVIPDPVELICTECGADFWKQSDLNKHIRKHHNETNKPSFKSKLKKIRMKDSTLRSTS, encoded by the coding sequence ATGGATATCTCAAAATCGTATAACAATTCTGTTAGCTTTCTTATTCAAGAACGTCAAAGACTTCAGGGATTATCGAAATCACAAGTATATAAGGAAAAAGATTTGACTAAAATTAGCATGGCAGAAAGTTTTATGAATGGAAGAAGTGCTTCACCAATTGGCCATGGATTTGAATCTGTTCAGTTTAAAAATGACGTCATGTTCAGTAGTGCATCTATGTCAGAATCTTCAGCAGATGGACGTTCCACGTCTGGTAATGAAAGTAAAATTACAACTCCATCTCTTATCAATGCGGGTGATAACATAGTTTTTTCTGAGAGGTTTGGACAGAATGTTTCAACCGATCTGTCAGTGACTGACATGAAAAAGGAGCCTGTTTCTGATGACGAAGAAGCTGTGGACTCATACTATCAAACAAATTCACAAACCGTTTTTCCTGGAATGATTACATCATCGATTAAAACTGAATCTGACCTTGGTGTAAATTCTGCTCAATCTGAAAGTTCCCAAGACAATGTGTCTCTTGTTATCAAACAGGAACCACTGacagatgatgatgatataaatGACAATGGTGTGGAAAATGACGTGTTTGGGGATTACTTACTGAAAAGTAATGATATGGATGATGATTCTAGTACAAGCATGGTTCATCAGAGCGAGGAACATCAAAAGAAACGGAAAAATACCATGATTGAAATTGCCTCAAGTAGCAAAAGAGTGAAGAGAAATGCCACTGGAAAATTGTATAACAAGTTTGGTGATGAATTCCATATGGACAAGGTGGATGATCTTGATGAAGACAGTGTGCCCATCGACACGAACACAGAAGAGGAATACACACCAAGTTATTACATCGACCAGAAAGAGAAAACAAAGGAGACAGAAAATACAGAAATGAATGGTAAAACgccattttcatttgaaaatctTGAAGGCAATACTTTAAACATTAAAGGAACGTCCAAGAATCTTCACGTTAAGATTTTTAAATGTCCAGAATGTCacgatatttttacatatgaAAGTGTTTTCAAGAAGCATATGCGTAAACACACTGGCGATTTGCCCTTCAAATGTAAGCACTGTAAGCTTGGTTTTATGACACAGTTCAGTCATGACGTCCACAGTCGAGTACACACATCTGACAAACGGTACAAGTGTGGAGTTTGTGGCGAGAAGATGAAACTAAAAAAGGAACTTAAAGAACACAATGCAAACCATACGCTTACAAAGAAAGCACAGGATGTTTCAAATCTGCCCGTAAAAATCGAACCAACATCAATAACTGGGGAAAATGAGAACTTATCTGATGTAGGTTTGTCACCATTCGGCTGCAGCATGTGTGCTTTTGTGGCAAAAGATTTCGCTGAAATTGGAAACCACGTGATGGAGTCCCATTTTGTTGACAGACGATGTTTTTGCGATATCTGTAGTAGACGGTTTGCTAATACTGACGATCTCAAGATTCACAAGACTTTGCATGACGGTCAGTATGAAGAAGTCAGTTGTGGTATATGTGAAGAAATTGTGGACAGTAAAGAAGACTTGATGAAGCATTTAGACATTCACCCCGAGGCCAAGCCATACAGATGTTGTCATTGTGGTGATAAATTCATTGTGTTGACACAACTAAGAAACCATATGCAAACCCATTCATTCACTAAACGCTACAACTGTCCACATTGCttaaaacagttttttcacGAAGATACACTCGAAAGTCATTTACGCGTTCATACTGGGGAAATTTCATACACTTGTCCCGTTTGTGACAAGGGCTTCAGAGCAAAAGATCGACTACGAATACATATGAGACAACATCCAGTGCCTTACAGTTTATTCAGTAACTATGAAAATAAAGTGATAGATAATACTGGTGATGCCATTAGTTCAAAGAAAGAGATACAGAAGATGGACGCTTATGATGAAAGGAACGTAACTGATTTTCAAGAAAGCAATAGAGAGAACGATAATACTACGGAATCTCGAAAACTTGACAGTAATGTTGAACTTTCAAGTTCGAATGTCTATCTTGATCAACTGAAAATCCGTATGAAGAATACATCTGAGGAAGAGAATTTGGAATCGCTCGCAGTGAAAGCTGATTCAGTCACTATCAAACAGGAACCTGATATTGAGGAAAACACGGAAAATTTAGGTATTGGAATGGATATCAATTGCAGAGATGATTTGTATGGGAAAAGCGGAGAAATTGTTAACAGTTTTTCTGATTCTAATGTCTTCGAGAAACTTCGAAAACAGGGGAGTATTGATGGGTCTCAATTACAAACTTCCGGAACTACGAATACTGGAACACCGTTTTGCATTTCTGTTAAAAAACTGACGAAAGTGGCCATACCAAACAAGTCTACAAGTACTAAATGCACAAGTGCGAAACAATCAAATACAGGCATGCAGTTTACTGAAATGGAAGATACGATGAATCTGCAGATGAACATTCACCAGTGCATTGTTTGTGGTGCAATGTTTGCCTACAACAATATGTTGAAAAAACACATGATGAAACATGCAGGAAAAGAGCCGTACAAGTGTGATACTTGTGGACATGGATGTATGTCCTCGTCAGCCCTGAAAGCTCACAGCATGGTACATTCTGGTGAGAGACCTTACGTTTGTGACAAATGTCCTAAAGCATTTCGACAGAAAAGTGGTCTCAAGTCTCATTTACTTACACACAGTGCAGAAAAAACGTTCGAGTGCAAACGTTGTAAAAAGACATTCAAGGATTCATGCTTGTTTCAGCGGCACCGAAAAGGCCACTGTGAGCCGGATGCCTTTGGTTGCAGTATCTGTAACACCACGTTTAAGGATATAGCCAGCATCCTTTCTCACGTTAGCTCTGTCCACTTCAACGGACAGACTGATGTTTGTGATGTCTGCAGCAATCGCTTCGATTCCCTTCAAAGTCTAGAAGAACACCAAACAATACACCTAGATTCAAAGACATACACGTGTGGAATTTGCAGTAACGAATTCACAGACAAAGATGAACTAAGTACACACATGACCGATCATCCTATCGCCAATCCTTTCAAGTGTCAGATTTGTTGCAAACGTTACCGTTCAGCTACTTCGTTATCCTCTCATGTGGAGTCTCACTTAACAGATGGAAGCGTGTTGGACACGACTAGTAGCAACAATCTTTCTGCACCAGAGACAAGAAAAAAACCCGAACAAAATACGCTCGAGCAGTCGGGGAAACAGTTTCCTTGCAAATACTGCAATCAAGTGTTTTCTTCCGGAGTTCAAAGATGGGCACATTCAGCCGTGCATGACAAAGCACGACCTTATAGCTGCTCAATATGTGGAAAGAGATATATTAACAAGGGTAGTTTAGCTAGTCATGAAGAAAGTCACGAAAAcccaaaagggaaaaaatcaaaatgcaGCGGTGAAACATTGGGGAGAATGAAAGACCTAGTCGAGCAAAATAAATCACCACACACATTTGACGAAGGTCAGACAAAGAAAAAAGTCGAAATAAAAAAGAACTCGTCTAGATCAgctaaaaagaaaaaacaaatgaaGGAGAAAGACTCAATGGAATCGTCCGATATCTTTGAAAAGGAACAAACACTCTTAAGTTCGGAAGTAGAGGCAGGAAATATAGACAGTGATGTAGCGTTACCAGATACTATGAATGAAAGCTACGATTGTAAGAATTCTACGCACGATTTTTACGACCAAGATTGCAGTTTTATAAAAACGGAACCTATTTCTGTTGGATACCCTGAAACCGAGACAAACGTTAGCTCGACAGAACCTATTTCAACAGGTTATAGTGAAACAGAGACGGATATTGGCGAAGCCAATGTGGTTCAGAGAAGCTCTGGTGCCATATCAGCGCTTGATACCTCTTCTGAGAGTTACCAGCCAGAAATCAAAACGGAACAGGATATGGATGAATGTGACGCCATAAAACCAACATATGCATGTTCTATCTGTGGTAAAACATTCGTGAATCAACAAAAACTGGAACTCCATGAAAACAGTCATTCTACAGTCATACCAGATCCGGTAGAGTTGATATGCACAGAGTGTGGAGCTGATTTTTGGAAACAATCTGATTTGAACAAACATATACGTAAACACCACAACGAGACAAATAAACCGTCATTTAAATCCAAATTGAAGAAAATTAGAATGAAAGACAGCACACTAAGAAGTACTTCATAA